ttttagttgtaacaaactcactttgttggaaaaacatgtcctttgaattgtgtgccaacatttattttgtagaatttgagtgtgtaaatagtaaattgctgaacacaataTTGTGAAACCTGCCACAAGCAATTTTCTTTGCTCTGCACACCACTAGTCAGTCAATGTTTTCATTATAGCTTGAATCTTATggcatacaagcacacacacactatctcccATTCACTCTGAAATGTTACCACAATGAAGGAAAAACTACAGTGATGAGGCTAAGCTGAGGTTGTACGTGTGTACAAAGAATGACCATCAAAAAGCTGATAAAGCAATGAAAGATTATCCCAGGGCtcaggtgcacgaagcgaaagtgagtgcCACCAAAACGAGAGAGAACAAAcagcggggtctgattggttgaaatcacagcaaacgtcaatttcaaccaatccaacaccacGGCTGGCTCTAGCCCgtttggtaactttctcgtgcacctcggccctgatGGCGATAAAACGATTACCTCATCAGAGAGCTGTCTGACTTCATCAACGATGGAAGACATGGGTCGACTCCTCTCTCGCCCTCTGGTGAACGGCACAATGCAGTATGTGCACATGTTGTCACACCCTCGCATGATTGAACTGTCACAGCAATTAAGTTCTCGCAATAAATAATtgaacatttgtttttgttttatacatATAACGTTCCAAAAACGTACCTTTGTTCTTTTTTGATAATAAATGATTGAattttttcagatttaacaGTAAGATCATCTTAACTACATTTATCTTaacattgagagaaaaaaaaatctcatcTGTCTAAACTGTGATGAACTTTAGAGCGTGCACatacatattattattattattatgaacatttgtgcgcctaatctaaatatagccctaggcgcttacaaaatataaaatacatagtgaacattatacgaaacacaaatcgacaaggactcatacactcgcagacaggcgcacagcgagaacgcgacgcactcactcataccaactacaggcacatgcattctagacggaaaaacagtcgtaaataaataaataaagtattggatacataaagttagttgagagaagaagaatagagctggaaagggaagaagaaggagaaagaaagagacagatcaaggaccagcaggagagggtgatgtgtggtcattaacggactagtgagggaagaggtgtgttttgagtgaggttttgaatgattgcatagatgtggagtgcctgagtgaatgcgggagttggttccagatggatggggcctggtaggagaaggtgcgctggccatatgttttggtgcgtgctgatggtatcctaaaaaggcgggtgtctgcggaggatcttagggagcgagagggggagtagaCATCAAGAAGGTCAGAAAGATAGCTAGGGGACGATAGATCAAAGTTTCTGAAGCAGAGTGTGGAGATCTTGAACTGAATCCTATGTCCACACACTGTTATGTATCCTTGTGGAAAGCATCTGTGACAAAAATGGATACTAACATTCTGTCTCCATGATTTGCTTGCTTCTCAGAAAGCCTTCTGAAAAGTCCCATCTAATGGCAACTTtcaggatcccccccccccccccccccccctcctaaaaTTCAATTAACACTAAATTGCTTTTTCAATAAGATAAGGCTAAGCAGTTTCTTCTAATCTAAGTACTAATCGTTTTTGAAATGTATTTCACATATAAAACTAATAACTTACACAAAGGCAGAAGGGCTGTTTGAGTCATAGCGTACCGGCACAATGTCAGCATAGGTCTCTTCCAGCGACAATTGCACATTCACTGAAATCCACAAAATTGTCAAGTAAATATGCATGTTCTCAGTGTGACAGTTGTTTTTACTTGTTTTTAACAGAGCTATCtaacacacataccaacacaccAACAAGTTCTGTACAACGaaagtgcacacacacagaatctccccccccccccccccccccctctttcccctgTACAGCAGAAGACACGAGGAATCACATCAAATATGAAGCAGGCCTTCATATCTATTCAAAACTGAACTTAACACTAACAGCCTACCTATCATAATATCCTAGGACCAGATGTTTGTCTATGCTTACCTGCAGCATGACCTGAAGAAGAGGATGCCAGGAGGTGGGGGAGGTCTCTGTACGCATCAGGCCCACACACCACATCCACCAGTTTGTCTCTCTCCACAATCTTCTGCTTCAGTCGCTCTGCCATGCAGCCTGTCAGACAGATCATAGTTATTTCAGCACTATGTTGTGATCATTTGACATCTTGAATAAGACAAAACATTTTTTGCAAcattaagaccccccaatttaagagtaagacttccccctttttaagaccttaaaatGAATCGAAACGCACGAGACTTACCACTCGTGCgtttcgattcattcaaagatgcaaagattttcgttgttgatacaaagggacttgacgctcactttctgcacgctgagAATGCCACTTCCTACGTtcaaaaataccatcaaaatattaattctgctctacagcgttttagttggtccatgatgggtccaaccatttgttttcctaatttatgtcaagcctctgatgccaagaaattgagtgaagccgacccgctttgaattttcaactgtaatatgactaaggagttacgccccttatccgttcgttatcaaagccttgtgtagggaacgtcatggctttgagttcaaaatgTAGCTGCACTATGATAAACTATATTGCTGTTCTGTGctattttaattttcaaagtGTACCTAGGATTCCAATGGTAACTGTTCCTGCTCTCTGcatctgtctctttttcttcagTGACTTGAAAAACTCCAGACGGCTCCAGACCTTGTCCTCTGCCCCCTCTCTGATGGCACACGTCATCAACAGGATCACATCAGCCTGCAACATTTTAACTCAAATTAAATTGATTTCATTGTGCAGTATAACAGCCACAGTAGAGTGTCTATGACTGGCACTTttcaaagtgtttttttctcactttccCAGgtgcgttggggggggggggggggggggggggggggggcatagtctgttcttcataaaaaaaaccagcatACAAAGTTCATGATCATTCACATGGAGCAAATACACCTAGAACAAAATCCAGAAGAACTCAAACCAAAATCTGTTTTACCATCTGAAACAGTTATATACTGTACAACGCAAAGCAAGTTAGCACAATCTCAGATGGAAATAACCGATTTTTAACTGAAAGATAGGTAGGAATTAAGTCAATGTGCttagttaaaaaacaaaggaatactgtactcaccaatacaagaacgggacaagacggtacgaattttcgcttatggaagcttcataaaagctaaaaaacaaaggaatactgtactcaccaatacaagaacgggacaagacggtacgaattttcgcttatggaagcttcataaAATGCTTATATAATAAATGGCACTAAAATGCATGTGTATACTTAAAAAACACACATCAGTAACGTTGCTGGTTCTGGTGTAACCACTCTTTTGCAGGATGCTCCATGCTATCTCTGTGTCGCTGACGTTCATCTGACAGCCATAGGTCTGGAAGTAAACTGAAACAGAAGATGCAAgaataaaaaccaaaaacaagaaaggttaagtTTATATGGAATGTTcaattaggccaacaaaaaaaaataggtgtggttaaggtaacatagccaaaaaaaatagggtaggaaggtaggcaatcacttttttttttaaacttttttttctaatgtgtacaaattaaacctacttgacagggaaataagtgtgcgactcgagcgctttcgctttcattgcgttttctgcactgtttttttttttttgacaaatgtaataaaaagttatagttaaaaatagggtaggtcgggttaccgtaaccacacctagtttttttttaggccttatagaactaaaaaaaaaacattcacaagaagaTGCTTGAGTTAAAAAGTGGGGTAATGTTGTAAGTTAACAACAGCATCCATATCAAAGctgaggccaaaaaaaaaataaataggtgtggttacggtaacatagccaaaaaaaaatagggtaggtaggtaggcaatcactttttttttttttttacttttttttctaatgtgtacaaattaaacctacttgacagggaaataagtgttcgacacgggcgctttcgctttcattgcgtttattgcactcgtttttttttgttgtttttttgggtttttttgacaaatgtaataaaaagttataggatcggcccctaaaaatagggtaggtcgggttaccgtaaccacacctattttttttttaggcctgatGAAAAGCCCATCAAgtgcaacagcagcagcagctcaGAATGTCTGAAACCAAAATAAACTATTTATAACTGCATGACTTATACAATTCAGCATAATCTCCATAAGTGAGAATGAGATGTTCTTATAATGCATGGAAGTATCACCTTTCCTTTGGTTTCCATGCAGCATCTTTGGATTTATGTAGGGAACTGATCCCCTCCAACTCCAAGTCTTTTCTTTCACTGCAACTTCTGTAATGTCGTCTTCTTGGATGTTCATTGCATCTCTTATGAAATCTGACAGCTGTGGACCAGAACGCACGAGTTTTCTGACAGACACATTGTCCGTTTTGCTGCCAGTGTTTTCTCTGCCTTTCACTCCAGAGTTCAACGACTTGCCGCTTTTACGCACAGTATTGTGTTCACGCTCTTCGctgacattttgtttttgtcgtcTGCTATCCTCACTGATGACAGGAGAGTCCGCGTTTGAACTGCAGCAAGCACGGCTCCAGCTTGTGTGATACTTTCTTTTGCATATTCTCAAGAGAGAATGCCTTAGATTGTCACTCTGAATTGCATTTTTTCCAGTGATGCTTTCGCAGATTCCCCTTTGTGACAGTCTAAACATTTGCCCAAGTTGCCCTTTTGCGGACATACACGCCATGCTTGTTAGTACATTATAAAACTATGCCTGGAAAAACAATGCAAATAATTACTTTGAACTTTTAAATAGTAAGATACTTCTTTTCTCTCTAGAATGTTCAATTAATATTTAATTTATTTCTTCAAAGAACATTATTTACATGTCACTATCTGTTTCTTAAAAGACGATAAAAACTGGCAAAATTCCAGAAAGTGTTTTGCATAAACTAATGGCGGCGCCCATCTGATGAAATGTGTGGAAATGTGGTTTTCATGATCACAGGTGTATTTGAAGCCAGTCCTCCCGATTAGCTCAACCTTTTTGTGTATAAACGTTACGAGCAGTTGGAAATATAGTATATTCACCTGAATGAATCCAAACTTGTGGCGGAGATTTGTTTTACAACATTCCAACTCACGCGTTTTTAGTCATTTCTGTTCAGTGTCACAGACATACCGACAGTCGTTTTCTTCCTCAGTTAGCCAGGCCATGGAAAAGCCACGCGTTGTTCGAGTTCCTGACAGGTGTGAGCTGCAACACCCcaccgcagaagaagaaaaaggtaTGTGTGTTCTTAGATCACTCAGATAAAAAGTTGTATCAGATTCGCTgggacattttgtgtgtgtatgtgtgttagtgttactctgtgtgtgtgtttgtgtgtgcgtgcgtgagagagagagagagagtgtgttttcTTTATAACAAAGGATATAGGAATAGTCACAGTGCAGCGCGgcgattcccagagcgcggcgcgttgtgcagcgcagCGATTCCCAGAGCACGGCTATTGGCAGTATTGCTCTCACCAGCGCAGATTGTTGACgcgctttatttttgtacatgcatgattatcagcaacattttacactctttctttggacactcaaaagcaacttcagggctgcaagactacaaaattgcactttctgcaGACTGAATATACGCGTTCAAATCAACCGGAAAAAGACCCACTGAAAAAACTatctgcgcatgcgcgaattccaaaatggctgctgaagtgttaactggtgtgacaccgattaacagttccgtggcactgtactcggataattgtttaaaaacgtcaTCCCAGTTTAAAAACTCAGCTTCTTTCCATTTAGTAGAAGCCATTGCAATGACATGTAGTGATATGACTGCCAAGTATTCAAGGCCGGTGtcacaaactgaaaactctgcctgaacaatccttctcattgcggtcaatgcgcatgcgctaacatggggagattaatcaggtcgtgaacaacctaaccctaacccttacccttaccctaacccttactctaatcctaaccctaatcctaatcctaaccctaacccatggttcgttcggtcaaagggtcgcattttgtaagtccaagattggcgcatgcgcattgaccgcaatgagaatgattgttcagcagaggtaggCACGTTTTTACATCGGCGCAGCGATATATGGTGAATTCAGTTgaaagagtgagtgagagagaatggagctctgtttttcgttttattgacagttttatttctcaaatagatcagatagatatagctgttgtaaactttgcgattgtgaaggaaatgtatcggccgaatacatcgcgcgtcgtgaatcgcAGCGCTCCTCGTTGCGCCGCGCGTTTtaaatcgcaacgctgcacaacgcgccgcgcgctgtgaatccacttc
The sequence above is a segment of the Littorina saxatilis isolate snail1 linkage group LG3, US_GU_Lsax_2.0, whole genome shotgun sequence genome. Coding sequences within it:
- the LOC138961650 gene encoding mitochondrial tRNA methylthiotransferase CDK5RAP1-like, which encodes MACMSAKGQLGQMFRLSQRGICESITGKNAIQSDNLRHSLLRICKRKYHTSWSRACCSSNADSPVISEDSRRQKQNVSEEREHNTVRKSGKSLNSGVKGRENTGSKTDNVSVRKLVRSGPQLSDFIRDAMNIQEDDITEVAVKEKTWSWRGSVPYINPKMLHGNQRKVYFQTYGCQMNVSDTEIAWSILQKSGYTRTSNVTDADVILLMTCAIREGAEDKVWSRLEFFKSLKKKRQMQRAGTVTIGILGCMAERLKQKIVERDKLVDVVCGPDAYRDLPHLLASSSSGHAAVNVQLSLEETYADIVPVRYDSNSPSAFVSIMRGCDNMCTYCIVPFTRGRERSRPMSSIVDEVRQLSDEGIKEVTLLGQNVNSYRDLSQDSSLGGINGNTLTKMSQGFCTVYKPRSGGRRFAELLEKVSEVNPEMRIRFTSPHPKDFPDEVLTLIQERPNICRQLHLPAQSGSDAMLQAMGRGYTRAAYIDLVHHIRGIVPDVALSSDFIAGFCGESEADHKDTVSLIRDVQYNFAFCFPYSMRQKTRAFHRLTDDVPADVKQRRHMELVAAFRTEAEKIHSSQIGSRQLVLVEGVSKRSDKDLAGRNEANTRVIFPKADLPSNRNTLELSPVERGDYITVQVISRTSQILRAVPLYHTTLQDFWKHQPPCYQQDERLLSL